AGCGGGCGTTTTTATGTTCCAGGCCGTCAAGCAAGTATCTCTCCTCGGCTGGAATGCTTGTCTTACTCAATCTGAAGGTGCATTTCTAGAAATATTTTAGATCCGAACGACAAATAGGAGAAAGATCTTATGACGCCGACGCTAGCGTTACTCATTATATTAGCTGTCGCAGTTACTGTAGCAGTTGTAAGCCAAAAATATAATTTATCATACACCGTAGCACTCGTGATAGTAGGTGCCGCGCTATCAATCGTTAAATATAAATTTTTTCCAGAATTTGATGTCGGTATTCATCTATCTCATGAGCTTCTTTTTGATGTTCTACTACCGATCCTAATCTTCGAGGCAGCATTCCATCTGAAATTTAAGCCCTTTTTTGCCAATCTCAAGTGGATTTTGAATCTGGCCGGTACAGGGCTTCTTATTGGTATTGCTCTTTGTACAGCACTTATATTCTATGGCTGTGCTGTGTTTGGGATTCATATATCGATCGGTACAGCTCTTTTGATTAGTACAATTGTTTCAGCAACAGACCCCGTTGGTGTTATCTCACTGTTGCGAGCAACTCAGGCTCCTCATAAGTTGGCTGTTCTTATGGAAGGGGAAAGTCTGCTAAACGACGGACTTGCCGTCGTTTTAGGAACTATCGTATTTATTCTTTTAGGCTTTGATCATCACGCATCCCTATCAGTGCCTTGGCTAGTAAAGTTCGTCTTGTTGGAAATAGGAGGTTCGATTTTATTAGGTGGAGGAATTGGCTTTGTCATTTCAGAACTGATGAACGAATCTAAAGATAACTTGGTTCTCATATCTTTCATTTCAATTGCTGCATTCGGAAGTTTCTTGATCGCGGAGGAGATTCATTCCTCAGGTGTTTTGTCATGTCTTACTTGTGGAATGGTCGTTGGTAATATGGGAGCTGAAAGAAACCTAAGTGCATCGTCCAAGTTGGCTGTTCTAGCGTTTCTTGACTACGCAGCATTCGCAGCTAATTCTATAATCTTTCTTCTTATTGGCTTAGACCTGGAGATACAACAGCTTCCCAATGACTTAGGAGCAATTCTGATTACTTGGGTCGCGATGTTGATCGCTCGATTCTTTTTCGTCTGGCAAATTGATATCTGGCTACCAGGTATGCCCAAGGGGTATGTACCAGTTATAGCCTGGGGTGGCGTTCGTGGTGGTATTGCTATGGTTCTAGCTTTAAGTATTCCTCAGGAGTTTGGTTTTAGAGACTTGGCCGTTCACTGCATATTTGGTGCCTCCTTGCTAACGATCCTCATCCAATCAACAACGATGAAATCAGTACTAGGAAAGTATGGCCTGGTAAAAGAGAAGAAGCAGCTGCAGGTGATCGACGTTATCAAAGGAAAGTTGAGTTCTCTTCAGTCTGCCAGATATCATCTAGAAAAGCAGTTTAAGCTCGGTGCTATCTCTGATGAAGTCTACAACCAGTTTTCTCAGGAACTCGCCTACGAAGGTCAGAAGATCGAGAAATGGAAAGATAAGACTGAATCGCTTCGAAAGCAAGCAGAAGAAGAGGAAGCTCGCCTTATAAAGAAACAACTACTAGAGGTTCGAAAGGAAAACATACTGAGTGCTGCGTCTCATGGAAGTCTCGAACAAGAAATCGCTGAAAAGCTGATTGCTGAAATTGATGAAGAGATTCATCATCTCAATGATCATTGACCCTAGAGATTCGGCGGATAGTCCGGTGCTGGCTTCGTTTGCTAAACTTGATGGGCAATCCTGAGGTAGCTTGTAGAAGCGATACGCCCCAGAACGAGACTAGCACTTGCGATTACCGCCCCAGGGTAGCTACTTAGGAAGATGCCCAGGCAGAGTGCAAGAGCGATACTGCTGAGTTCGATTGCTGATGCCCAAGTTACTGGGCTAGTAATTTTACGATGAATCAAAATAGATCGTTGCCAACAAAGAAGCAGTGAAGTGGCAGGAGTTAAGATCGAAATCATAAGTGGGAGTTTTGCGAAAGACGCAAGCTCAGGTCTTAGCCCCGAAACGCCTTCGAACCATAGTGTTGATAAGGGAGTAAAAGCGAGGATTACAAGCAATACCGTCAACGAAGCAGAGATTCCGTAAGCAAAAAACTTGAGAATCTTGCGATTCTCTTCATCTTCACCCAGTAACGTGATAATCACTTCTTGGAAAGAAAGAGGAATCGCCCTGAAAAAGAATACTAAACTGTTTACAACTGGAATCACAGCCAGTGACTCTAAAGGAAAGGCGGCCTTACCCATGGCGAAGGTGACAAGAGGTTGAACGGTGAGTCCAATCATAGCAGTAAGGGCTAGGGGGTAATAGAAGCGAATAATGGCGGGCATCGCAAGTGAATCTAGATCATCGTCAGCGATCCTCAAGAGGTTGTTAACCCTTTGCCTAGCGGCAAGCCGAACAAAGAGACCTTCAGCGGTGACGCCAGCGCTTAGAGCCAATGTACCAACCGCTGCACCTGGTAGGATTTCGCCTTGGAAACCGGCGAAGGCAGTCGCACTCATAGCAGCGAGTCGGATGATTGTTCCTACGGCTACTCGCTTATTGTTCTTATTGGAAATCAAAATACCTTGGTAGAATCGTCGGTAACCGATCATCCCAGGCCAGGCGAGCATGCAAACCATGGCGGGGAGTACTAGGGCTCGCACGTCTTCATTTAGACCAAGGAGGCTCGTAGTCCAAAACTTGAAAGCTGGTGGTATCAACATCAGCATCATTAGTAAGGTGCAGCAGGAACTAACCGCGATATTGAAACGTCTCAGTTGGTGATAGCTATCTTTGCCTTTTACTAAGCGTGCTGATGCTGCCATCATCATGATGACTGGAGCTTCCATGAGAAGGCCAATGGCGAATGTAACCCCGAATGCAGCCAGGTTATAATCGGGCTGTTCCATGCGAGCAATGATCGCTGCAATATAGGGACCTTCGGCTGCCATCATAAACCAGGTGGAGGCAAGCGGTAGCCACGACTTCAAAATCGCAGCTGAGCCAAGACTTTGGTTCATGATCCCTCAACCAGGCGACGGCGATCGGGAGCTTGGTCTAACTCATCTCGGTGCTTAGCAGCCAGCTGACCGCAGGCAGCGGAGACGTCTAGACCTTTTGAGTAGCGGACCGGCGCTGGTATGGATCGGTCGCTGAGGTATTGTTGAAAATTTCGGATCTCATCGCCTGTTGGTCGCTGATAGGGCAACCCTGGATGAGAGTTAAACGGGATGAGGTTGACCTTTGCCCGGAGGCCGTGAATAAATTTAACAAGCTCCTTGGCTTCCCGCTGACCACAGTTTTTCTGATTGATCAGAATATATTCCATTGTAATTTTACGGTTGGTCTCTTTTTGGTAGTATAGAAGAGCTTCTTTTAACTTGCTTAGGTTATACTTGCGATTGATAGGCATGATGCTGGTGCGCAAGTCGTCCCTGGATGCATGAAGGGACAGCGCAAGGGACGCTTTGGTTTCGTGCGCCATCTGCTTGATGCGTGGGACGATCCCAGAGGTTGATATTGTGACATGACGCGCTGCTAAGTTGAATTCGCTTTCAGCAATCATCATGTTGGCAGCACCAACGGCGTTATCGTAGTTGTCGAGGGGCTCCCCCATGCCCATAAATACGACGTGAGAAATCTTCTTTTCTTCGTCTTTGAGGAAGAGGTTCGCGAGATAGAGTTGGGCGAGAATCTCGTACTTTTGCAAGTGAGCAACGAATCCGAGTTTACCGGTTTGGCAAAAGTCGCAGGCGAGTTTACATCCCACTTGGCTTGAAACACAGAGACTTGTACGGCCTTCGTAGCGAAGGATGACTGTCTCAATGGATCGGCCTTGCTGATTGCGAAGCAAAAGTTTGGTGCTACCGTCGTCGGAGGAGATCTTACTAATCACTTCAGGCAAGGACCAGTCTAGCTTTAAAAACAGCTCATCTCGCAAGCCTTTAGAAAGATTGCTCATCTCTTCTGGTGATCGGACATTTTTTTTGTAGATCCAGTCCGCGATCTGCCCGGCTCTAAACTTGGGTTGACCCCAGCTTACCATGAGGTCTTGATAGTCTTGTCGGGTCAGAGATAAAAAGTGCTGTTTTTCCATGTTCCTGCCTAATTTGACATGGTTATCGGAACACTAGTTATAACGTTCTCTGGTGAAATGTCAAAGACATATTCCAGTCGGCTCGTAAACGCTCTGTTTAATCTTTAATTCTCGAATCTTAGAACGATTTTAAAGAAACATTCTTGCAATATTAAAACGTTCCCAAATCCCATAGTAATACTCTTGTAAACCACCGTATAATTAGCGTATAGAGGAAAAATCCTGCTTGATCTTACCGGGTCAAATAGCTAAGTGGCAAAAATTCGTGCAATGACGCCCAACTTTCATTGGCGAGGGATCCTATAATCAAAGGAGTCAATACTATGCGTTTATTCGTTCTTTTTTTCGCTGTCCTTATGAGTCAATATAGCTTAAGTGAGGAGTTTGCTGAACATCCTGTAGACATCAGTCCTCAAGCCCTCCGAGCATCCTATGCTACCGATCAATCTGGCTTTCGGATCGCTCTTGAAAACAATGTTTTTTACAAGGCAACTGCCAATGCTGTGACAGAGTTCTTCGATCCTAGCAGACCAACCTTGGTTTATTTTCATGGCTGGCGCTTGAACAATCGAGATCGTGGTGAAACCGTTAATTTCAATCACGTTTTGCTACCAGAAAATGCGGTTAACATGTGGCGCAGGGCAGGCTGGAATGTAGTTTACTACAACTGGATTCAGTACGCTGACGATCAAAACTTTCTAAGAGCGGAGTGCCGTATCTGGTCGGCTACCTGTAGCAATCGAAATATCACCTGGCTCGATGCGGAAGGCAAGCTTAACTATCTCGACGAACCAGAGTCGTTGTCGGCTCGCATTGCTGATGAGTGGATGGCTGCATTTGGCACGCGCTTGGATATGAATCAAGAACTTCGGTTTCTGGGCCACAGCCTCGGGACTCAGCTTGCCATCGCAGTTGCGGATGAACTTTTGAAAAACTACGATGTAGCCATCGATCGCCTTGCTCTAACGGATCTTACCAGCTCTGTCATCGGTAAGCGCTTTTTGAATGGCGAATGGGTTGGGCGGCGAGCTTTTGAAATTGCGGAAGATTTGATCCAAGCTGGTACGGCTATCGAAAACTACCGCTGCTGGCAAGTCTCACGTACCTTTCCTCTGGATCAAAATATTCCTTTTGATCAGTTGGTGTTGACGATTGAGCGTAAGCTGGATTTTACTGCTGGTGGATTGATAGATTTCTCGGCGCAGGATGCTCAGCACCGAGCCTGCTTTCTTACCTACTTTTGGTCCATAGAGCAGGGTCCGAGTGATGACAATCTAGAAACCTTTACCGGAGCTTCGGTGGGTACGGATGTGGTTCGAGCCAACCATGGGCGCCTATTGAAGCAGATTTCAGGCGAGAGTTCTCAGACTGAGAACCCTAACGATGACCAGTACGAAATTGCTAATTGAAATCTAAGGCTTAAGTGAGGGTGCCCAAGTCGGGCACTTCGACTTCAATGGCCTTGAGTATCGGTTCAAGGCCCATTTTAGTAAGCCCAGCAACGGCTTCGTCAACAATCATCTCACCATTTAGATCGAGAATATTTTTATCATAAGTCTGATAGGACCGGGCTTCATTGCCCTTGTAATCCAGCACCAAGGATCGTACCACAGTAGCATTCATCATCGATGAAATGTGAGCACCGAACGGCATGGTGCAGTCTCCACCCAGTCGCTCTAGGATTTTACGCTCCAAAGTCGCACATCGGTGAGTGATTGGGTCCTTGAGCTTGCCTATTTGGTTAATCAAAGGGTGATCCTCGCGACACTCTATGGCCAAAGCTCCCTGAGCGGCACAGGGCACATACCATTCTGGGTCGATGAAGCAGTGGTGAACGTCAACAATATTAAGGCGTTCCAAGGATGCAGCGGCGAGTATCAATGCGTCCCAGTCTCCCTCCATCAGCTTGCGAAGGCGCGTATCCACATTGCCACGCACCGCTTCGAGTTTGATATCTGGGCTTGTGCCGCGGAACAGAGATTGTCGTCTTAAGCTGGAGGTGGCAATGGTCACAGGACCCATATCCTGAAAGTGGTCCTTGCTTAATACCTGGTCTTTGATATCGAACCTGGAGAAGCTCTCTGGCTTAAAAACAATGGCATCACAGGGGTTGTGGCGCTTTAAGATGGCTGGCAACGCAAAAGGAGCTGGAGTTACAGCCGGAAGGTCTTTTAGGCTATGAACGGCTATATCGACTTCTCCGTCTAGCATCGCCTGTTCAAGTTCCTTGACAAAGACCCCTTTGCCTCCCATTTCGTGAAGAAATCGATCCTGGACCCTATCTCCGTGAGTTTTGATGATCTTTAGTTCGGTTTTGAGCCCTAAATCTTGGAGCAGGGACGATACAAAGTTCGCTTGCCAAAGAGCAAGCTTACTCCCACGAGTGGCTATCTTAATGAGTTCAGTCATGACTTATCTTTATCCTTTGATAGAGGAAAGAGTGTGAGAAGTGATTCGGCCAAGTCTTCTGCATAGACACCTTCAGGAGGGTGGCGCACATTCCGGCTTGCATCGCCTGACATTTTGTTAGCAATTGATTTTAGAAGCATGTCGATCGATTGTCGCTGCTCATCGCTCAATGATTGCAAAGGCCCCTTGCTTAGGGACTTGTTTTTTTCCTGTTCGAAAAGAGTGTCCATGTAGTTTCTAAAGCCAGCGAGGGCTGGCTTTAGTTTCTGGCTACCCATCCATACCAAGAAGTTTTCAGCATTCTCTTGGATAATAGTCTTACCTTTTTCGGCAGCCTTGCGCCGTTCTTCGAAGTTTTCTCCCACCACTTGCTTGAGGTCGTCGATATCGAAGAGGTAAACATCATCTAAGTCGCTGCATTTGGGGTCTAAATCCCGAGGAAGTGCTATATCAACCATAAAGGTAGATCTGCCGTCTCTAATTTGCTGGGAACGCTCTACATGCTCTTTAGTCAAAATAAAGTCATGAGCTGCCGTTGAGCTGATGACGATGTCACAGGTGGGTAGGATTTCATGGAGGTCCTCCCAACCATAGGCATTGCCAAAGCCTAGCTCGTTGACCAGCCGCTCCGCATTTTTTAAGGTGCGATTTACCACGGACAGCGACTTGGGCTTGTATTTAATCGCATATTTAGCGGCGACTTCAGCCATCTCCCCAGCGCCAATGATTAGCACATGATAGTCCTTAATATGACCATAGACTCGATTGGCCAAGTCGATCGCAGCGTGGCTGATCGATACGGGGCGCTTAGAAATGTCGGTCTTGCTACGTACTTTTTTAGAGGAAGAAAAAGACTCCTGAGTCAACCTCTTCAAAATAGGACCCAATGTTCCCTTGGCCTGAGCAGCGTTTGTAGCATCTTTGAATTGGCCAGTAATCTGGGTTTCCCCAAGCACTAAGGAGTCAAGGCCTGAAGCGACTGAAAAAGCATGCTGGGCCGCATCCATGTTCAAAAATTGGTAGCAGTGATTTTTGATCTCTATTTCCAGCTCTTTTTTTGGATTTGGGCTAAATCGCTGCAGATCTACAAACAGGTCGATCAAATGCTTAGAATCAACCTCGCTACGATCGAGAACTCCGTAGACTTCGAGGCGGTTGCAGGTGGATAGCACCATCACCTCGCGGATGCCATGCACTTCCATGACTTTGGGCAAGGACGCATCGATCTCGTCTCGCTCTAGGTACAGCGTTTCACGAAAATCTAAGCCCGCTGACTCATGATTGGTGCCGACACAAAACAGCACCGGAAGTTTATCACTCAATGTTGCTGTTCCTAATTCGTTA
This sequence is a window from Pseudobacteriovorax antillogorgiicola. Protein-coding genes within it:
- a CDS encoding cation:proton antiporter yields the protein MTPTLALLIILAVAVTVAVVSQKYNLSYTVALVIVGAALSIVKYKFFPEFDVGIHLSHELLFDVLLPILIFEAAFHLKFKPFFANLKWILNLAGTGLLIGIALCTALIFYGCAVFGIHISIGTALLISTIVSATDPVGVISLLRATQAPHKLAVLMEGESLLNDGLAVVLGTIVFILLGFDHHASLSVPWLVKFVLLEIGGSILLGGGIGFVISELMNESKDNLVLISFISIAAFGSFLIAEEIHSSGVLSCLTCGMVVGNMGAERNLSASSKLAVLAFLDYAAFAANSIIFLLIGLDLEIQQLPNDLGAILITWVAMLIARFFFVWQIDIWLPGMPKGYVPVIAWGGVRGGIAMVLALSIPQEFGFRDLAVHCIFGASLLTILIQSTTMKSVLGKYGLVKEKKQLQVIDVIKGKLSSLQSARYHLEKQFKLGAISDEVYNQFSQELAYEGQKIEKWKDKTESLRKQAEEEEARLIKKQLLEVRKENILSAASHGSLEQEIAEKLIAEIDEEIHHLNDH
- the rlmN gene encoding 23S rRNA (adenine(2503)-C(2))-methyltransferase RlmN, yielding MEKQHFLSLTRQDYQDLMVSWGQPKFRAGQIADWIYKKNVRSPEEMSNLSKGLRDELFLKLDWSLPEVISKISSDDGSTKLLLRNQQGRSIETVILRYEGRTSLCVSSQVGCKLACDFCQTGKLGFVAHLQKYEILAQLYLANLFLKDEEKKISHVVFMGMGEPLDNYDNAVGAANMMIAESEFNLAARHVTISTSGIVPRIKQMAHETKASLALSLHASRDDLRTSIMPINRKYNLSKLKEALLYYQKETNRKITMEYILINQKNCGQREAKELVKFIHGLRAKVNLIPFNSHPGLPYQRPTGDEIRNFQQYLSDRSIPAPVRYSKGLDVSAACGQLAAKHRDELDQAPDRRRLVEGS
- the hemC gene encoding hydroxymethylbilane synthase, with translation MTELIKIATRGSKLALWQANFVSSLLQDLGLKTELKIIKTHGDRVQDRFLHEMGGKGVFVKELEQAMLDGEVDIAVHSLKDLPAVTPAPFALPAILKRHNPCDAIVFKPESFSRFDIKDQVLSKDHFQDMGPVTIATSSLRRQSLFRGTSPDIKLEAVRGNVDTRLRKLMEGDWDALILAAASLERLNIVDVHHCFIDPEWYVPCAAQGALAIECREDHPLINQIGKLKDPITHRCATLERKILERLGGDCTMPFGAHISSMMNATVVRSLVLDYKGNEARSYQTYDKNILDLNGEMIVDEAVAGLTKMGLEPILKAIEVEVPDLGTLT
- the hemA gene encoding glutamyl-tRNA reductase, which codes for MSDKLPVLFCVGTNHESAGLDFRETLYLERDEIDASLPKVMEVHGIREVMVLSTCNRLEVYGVLDRSEVDSKHLIDLFVDLQRFSPNPKKELEIEIKNHCYQFLNMDAAQHAFSVASGLDSLVLGETQITGQFKDATNAAQAKGTLGPILKRLTQESFSSSKKVRSKTDISKRPVSISHAAIDLANRVYGHIKDYHVLIIGAGEMAEVAAKYAIKYKPKSLSVVNRTLKNAERLVNELGFGNAYGWEDLHEILPTCDIVISSTAAHDFILTKEHVERSQQIRDGRSTFMVDIALPRDLDPKCSDLDDVYLFDIDDLKQVVGENFEERRKAAEKGKTIIQENAENFLVWMGSQKLKPALAGFRNYMDTLFEQEKNKSLSKGPLQSLSDEQRQSIDMLLKSIANKMSGDASRNVRHPPEGVYAEDLAESLLTLFPLSKDKDKS